A region of Salirhabdus salicampi DNA encodes the following proteins:
- a CDS encoding STAS domain-containing protein: protein MNFAYEPTFHLKDFFIKNKYNFEETLLSEAVNVKDKIDEILRIGNIDLVNNAHELIVYIINGQDEDLKLFAQKEGIAWATHSIELTFKLEWIQAIRRTIWVFIHKFCHLSQKYKIADFFQLEQEINNRVDMFLNTFFINYSTYKDSLISAQQKLVENLSVPIIPINNTISILPLIGAMDTNRIHILKEKVLTEVSNLRIQTLIMDLSGIATMEENVTYELLKIIDGIAMMGCGTVITGLRKEVAKEMTDLGIKFDPETKKLGTLQQALGDYLLLGKDAATPLDKKL from the coding sequence ATGAATTTTGCTTACGAGCCAACCTTTCATTTAAAAGATTTCTTCATAAAAAACAAGTATAACTTTGAAGAAACTTTGTTGTCTGAAGCTGTAAACGTTAAAGATAAGATCGATGAAATTTTGAGAATTGGTAACATTGATTTAGTAAATAATGCGCATGAGTTAATTGTTTATATTATTAACGGTCAAGATGAGGACCTCAAATTATTTGCACAAAAAGAAGGAATAGCATGGGCAACACACTCAATCGAACTTACTTTTAAGTTGGAATGGATTCAAGCCATTCGAAGAACAATATGGGTTTTTATTCATAAATTTTGCCACCTATCTCAAAAGTATAAAATCGCTGACTTTTTCCAGTTAGAACAAGAGATAAACAATAGAGTGGATATGTTTTTAAATACATTTTTCATTAATTACTCTACATACAAGGATTCATTGATTAGTGCACAACAAAAATTGGTCGAAAATTTATCGGTTCCGATTATTCCAATCAATAATACTATTAGCATTTTACCTTTAATAGGGGCAATGGATACGAATCGTATTCATATTTTGAAAGAAAAAGTATTAACTGAAGTTTCAAATCTACGTATTCAAACGTTAATTATGGACCTATCCGGTATAGCTACTATGGAAGAAAACGTTACATATGAACTGTTAAAAATTATTGATGGTATAGCAATGATGGGATGCGGTACTGTAATAACAGGTTTACGCAAGGAGGTCGCCAAAGAAATGACGGATTTAGGGATCAAATTTGATCCGGAAACGAAGAAGTTAGGGACCTTGCAACAAGCATTAGGCGACTATCTATTATTAGGGAAAGACGCAGCAACTCCGTTAGATAAGAAGTTATAA
- a CDS encoding LVIVD repeat-containing protein, with protein sequence MRKRLKVTLLFLLTIMLTFGTVSAHPVDNPDSLDLSTSVSTDLNIFSKSTNMEHIAHIPEPSATGIETQGNYLYVGIIGEGMKIYDISDPASPVEIGWYASPGYQNDVAVSGKVALLATDPPDADPGFEIIDISDPTNPTLIANYNERRAHAISFVGELAFPSGNQNMDIIDLRNPSNPKVIGTFEAHATIHDVHVSGNRAYLATGSGQGMQIVDISDPTNPKEVSLTIDSETDYSHETIPNEDHSIVVMSDESYSTSAPGGELTFYDTSDESDPNLLSKFFISDEGMPPGFYSAHNFQVDGDKIITAWYTGGTRVIDISNPANPVEIGHFMPDGAVTWESLTHKGYIYTGDSSRGIDVLKFHPDHSNKKNN encoded by the coding sequence TTGAGGAAAAGGTTAAAAGTAACATTACTTTTCTTGTTGACTATTATGTTAACATTTGGGACAGTGTCTGCTCATCCAGTTGATAACCCAGACTCATTAGATTTAAGTACGAGTGTTAGTACAGACCTAAACATATTTTCTAAAAGTACGAACATGGAACATATTGCTCATATTCCTGAACCATCAGCAACCGGAATTGAAACTCAAGGAAACTACTTATATGTCGGTATCATTGGTGAAGGAATGAAGATTTATGATATTTCCGATCCTGCATCCCCTGTAGAAATTGGTTGGTACGCATCCCCGGGGTATCAAAATGATGTAGCCGTTTCCGGAAAAGTTGCTTTACTAGCTACAGATCCTCCTGATGCTGACCCAGGGTTTGAAATCATTGATATTTCGGATCCGACAAATCCAACATTAATTGCAAATTATAACGAACGAAGAGCACATGCAATTTCATTCGTGGGAGAACTAGCTTTTCCATCTGGGAACCAAAATATGGACATTATTGATTTAAGAAATCCATCAAATCCAAAGGTAATAGGAACATTTGAAGCTCATGCAACCATTCATGATGTGCACGTTTCAGGAAATCGAGCATATTTAGCTACTGGTAGCGGGCAAGGTATGCAAATTGTTGATATTAGTGACCCAACCAATCCTAAGGAAGTTTCTCTAACAATAGATTCTGAAACGGACTATTCCCATGAAACGATCCCAAACGAAGATCATTCCATAGTTGTCATGTCAGATGAAAGCTACTCAACATCAGCACCAGGTGGCGAGTTAACCTTTTACGATACGTCCGATGAATCAGATCCAAATTTGTTGAGTAAGTTTTTTATTAGCGATGAAGGCATGCCTCCAGGATTTTACTCGGCTCATAATTTTCAAGTAGATGGAGATAAAATTATCACCGCATGGTACACGGGAGGAACCAGAGTTATTGACATTTCGAATCCAGCTAATCCAGTAGAAATAGGCCATTTCATGCCAGACGGGGCAGTTACGTGGGAATCACTGACTCATAAAGGGTACATTTATACAGGGGATAGTTCGAGAGGAATAGATGTATTAAAATTTCACCCAGATCATTCAAATAAGAAAAATAACTAG
- a CDS encoding MmgE/PrpD family protein has product MENTVIQRKSIELANYVSNLKFEDIPDHVVDEVQTLIFDYLGVTLRGSTTDSGRIAQEFQEEYGSVKPEATLIGSGKKITSQAAAFANAVSSHSIEMDDVDDLALFHFSPPIISAALAVAEANHSSGKELITAITVGCDIMKRLSDAMNPNLRDRGYHTTPVCGVFGATAAAARLEGLSSDEIVSAFGLAGAHASGLMEMYGSNMQKRINPGPAAQNGIVAARLAKRGYTGADTIFDGKRGVLRVFANQEDGSALVDGLGEKFNLGIEYKRYACARPIHNAVDCALNIRPDVLNQLENIKEMKIFRHPSWAHYHEIKSPKSIHEAQVSLNHGVAVALVEGDAFLEHFTDKWISHPEVKRLSTMLEFVPDKELSRGVSCKLQVVLNNGNTYESQVDYPKGSIQNPMSKEEHRTKLALLAGEHLNRAQLIQIHEMIENLQSLETINELMDKIH; this is encoded by the coding sequence ATGGAAAATACAGTAATTCAACGTAAGTCGATAGAATTGGCAAACTATGTATCCAATTTGAAGTTTGAAGATATTCCGGATCATGTAGTAGATGAGGTGCAGACGCTTATATTTGATTACTTAGGTGTTACACTCCGCGGTTCAACTACAGATTCTGGAAGAATTGCACAGGAATTTCAGGAGGAATATGGTTCAGTAAAACCAGAAGCAACGTTAATTGGGAGTGGTAAGAAGATTACCAGTCAAGCCGCAGCGTTTGCCAATGCTGTCTCTTCACATAGCATTGAAATGGATGATGTAGATGACCTTGCATTATTTCATTTTAGCCCACCAATCATTTCAGCTGCATTGGCTGTTGCCGAAGCTAATCATTCATCTGGTAAAGAATTAATAACGGCAATAACAGTTGGTTGCGATATAATGAAAAGGCTTTCAGATGCTATGAATCCTAACCTTCGCGATCGTGGATATCACACAACACCTGTGTGTGGTGTTTTTGGAGCAACAGCTGCAGCAGCTCGATTAGAAGGATTGTCTAGTGATGAAATTGTTAGTGCATTCGGACTTGCTGGTGCTCATGCTTCGGGTCTAATGGAAATGTATGGATCTAACATGCAAAAGCGAATTAATCCAGGTCCTGCGGCTCAAAACGGTATTGTAGCAGCACGATTGGCGAAAAGGGGTTACACCGGTGCAGATACAATATTTGATGGAAAACGCGGAGTGTTAAGAGTATTTGCCAATCAGGAGGATGGATCTGCTCTTGTTGATGGTTTAGGGGAAAAATTCAACTTAGGTATAGAATACAAGCGTTATGCCTGTGCACGTCCAATACATAATGCGGTAGACTGTGCTTTAAATATAAGGCCTGATGTTTTAAACCAATTAGAAAATATTAAGGAAATGAAGATTTTTCGCCATCCTTCATGGGCGCATTATCATGAAATTAAGAGTCCTAAGAGTATACATGAGGCACAAGTTAGTTTAAATCATGGTGTTGCAGTGGCGTTAGTGGAAGGCGATGCTTTCCTGGAGCATTTTACAGATAAATGGATTTCTCATCCTGAGGTGAAAAGATTATCAACGATGTTGGAATTTGTTCCTGATAAAGAACTGTCCCGTGGTGTTTCATGTAAACTTCAAGTTGTATTAAATAATGGGAACACGTATGAATCGCAAGTAGACTATCCAAAAGGATCAATTCAAAACCCAATGTCTAAAGAAGAACACCGAACCAAATTAGCCTTATTAGCAGGTGAACATCTAAATAGAGCACAATTGATTCAGATTCATGAGATGATAGAAAATCTTCAATCACTAGAAACAATAAATGAATTAATGGACAAAATTCATTAA
- a CDS encoding site-specific integrase: MQTVQPIRDRLQIQAMKEELRRDSERNYFLFVMGINTGLRISDLLPLRVKDVRDKTHIVLKETKTRKSKRFLINVELRKTIAHYIEGKDEEDFLFPSYKTDLPLQRVQAYKILSKAAQNVGITEFGTHSLRKTFGFWHYTINKNVALLQDIFNHTSPDITLRYIGINQDIVDQSLEHFSL; encoded by the coding sequence ATGCAGACGGTACAACCAATACGAGATCGATTACAAATTCAAGCAATGAAAGAAGAGTTAAGGCGTGATTCAGAACGAAATTATTTCTTATTTGTAATGGGAATTAACACAGGGTTACGAATAAGTGACCTACTTCCACTTAGAGTAAAAGATGTACGAGATAAAACCCATATTGTGTTAAAGGAAACGAAAACAAGAAAAAGCAAACGATTTTTGATCAATGTAGAATTGCGGAAAACAATTGCTCATTATATAGAGGGGAAGGATGAGGAAGATTTTTTATTCCCCTCATATAAAACAGACTTACCACTACAGCGAGTTCAAGCATATAAAATCTTAAGCAAAGCTGCCCAAAATGTTGGTATAACAGAATTCGGTACCCATAGCTTAAGAAAAACATTTGGGTTTTGGCATTATACGATTAATAAAAATGTCGCATTGTTACAAGATATTTTTAATCATACGTCACCAGATATTACACTAAGATATATTGGTATTAACCAGGATATTGTTGACCAAAGTTTAGAGCACTTTAGTTTGTAA
- a CDS encoding GntR family transcriptional regulator yields MLKTLRTKDILYMEIKEKVINGALKPNAHVVEDMLAEEFEVSRTPLREALQRLELEGWLVRHRNGRLKVSQISVEEVIEIFQVRSRLEGLVASEATKKANDDDIKELQKITNNIINAAEKNQIEDVVNFGLEFHKTLYKISKQHTATKMLSQLNDHISRYRRLGPKHVSNRSLSAANEHQQIFDFLSRGDHENCGRAMEMHILNSMNTAIKTIEEYLGIRGNDH; encoded by the coding sequence ATGTTAAAAACGTTAAGAACAAAAGATATACTATACATGGAAATAAAAGAAAAAGTTATTAACGGTGCTCTAAAACCAAATGCACATGTCGTTGAAGATATGTTGGCTGAAGAATTTGAAGTGAGTCGTACACCTTTAAGGGAAGCCTTACAGAGGTTAGAATTAGAAGGGTGGTTAGTCAGGCATCGTAATGGGCGCCTAAAGGTTTCGCAAATATCGGTGGAAGAAGTTATTGAGATATTTCAAGTAAGGAGTAGATTAGAAGGTTTAGTAGCTTCTGAAGCAACTAAGAAGGCTAACGATGATGATATTAAAGAATTACAAAAAATTACAAACAATATTATAAATGCGGCAGAAAAGAACCAAATAGAAGATGTTGTTAATTTCGGACTGGAATTTCACAAAACTTTATATAAAATCTCTAAACAACATACTGCAACAAAGATGTTGTCACAACTTAATGATCATATAAGTCGATATAGACGATTGGGGCCAAAACACGTTTCCAATCGTAGTTTATCGGCAGCTAATGAACATCAGCAAATTTTTGATTTCCTATCAAGAGGTGACCATGAAAACTGTGGCAGAGCGATGGAAATGCATATTTTGAACAGTATGAATACAGCGATTAAAACAATTGAAGAGTATTTAGGGATAAGAGGTAACGATCATTAA
- the rlmD gene encoding 23S rRNA (uracil(1939)-C(5))-methyltransferase RlmD has protein sequence MIAEIQHLDDRGAGRAEVWRENDKGNLRKLKLTIPQTLPGEKVRVTVDQPERKRRKAMPDEIVEPSPSRTEPPCPHFERCGGCVWQHWDYTAQLQQKTEHVKHAIKSQGFDPNLVLHTIGMDQPWHYRNKMEFTFSPDGSLGLHEQGNFRKVIPLEECLIASEEMVEAAMEVANWVKEYQLEGYNKDTHEGLLRHLMVRQSFATGEIMLGLFATEAPEGQLQIAVDELINRIGEKFPHVKSLLWLENKDWADRTQAEKSHTLAGRDFIYDEMDGFRFRLWFDTFFQTNPIQAQKLVDLAIEMGKPKNGETMIDLFCGVGTFSLPFANKVGKLAGIEIVEKSIESAKRNAEDNGISNTTFLAKDARRGIDQILESFGSPELLLLDPPRSGAGGKVMRRIGRSKPERIIYVSCNPDTFATDIKELEPFGYKLKVVQPVDLFPHTVHVECVAELILE, from the coding sequence ATGATTGCTGAGATTCAGCATCTTGATGATAGAGGAGCAGGGCGAGCTGAAGTATGGCGTGAAAATGACAAGGGTAATTTGCGAAAGTTAAAGCTAACTATTCCGCAAACATTACCAGGAGAAAAGGTTCGCGTGACAGTCGATCAGCCAGAAAGAAAAAGAAGAAAAGCAATGCCGGATGAAATTGTAGAACCAAGTCCAAGTCGCACTGAACCACCATGTCCACATTTTGAAAGGTGTGGTGGATGTGTATGGCAACATTGGGATTACACAGCCCAATTACAGCAAAAGACAGAACATGTGAAACACGCAATTAAATCACAAGGTTTTGATCCTAATCTAGTACTTCATACAATTGGAATGGATCAACCATGGCATTATCGGAATAAAATGGAGTTTACATTTTCTCCAGACGGTTCACTTGGCTTACATGAACAAGGGAATTTCCGAAAAGTTATTCCTCTGGAAGAATGTTTAATCGCCAGTGAGGAGATGGTAGAAGCAGCAATGGAGGTAGCCAATTGGGTAAAAGAGTATCAATTGGAAGGCTATAACAAGGATACACATGAAGGGTTACTACGTCATTTAATGGTTCGACAATCGTTTGCTACAGGAGAAATCATGTTAGGCCTTTTTGCTACAGAGGCACCTGAAGGTCAATTACAAATTGCTGTTGACGAATTAATAAACCGAATCGGGGAAAAGTTTCCTCATGTAAAAAGCTTGTTATGGCTTGAGAATAAGGATTGGGCAGACAGGACTCAAGCTGAAAAAAGCCATACGTTAGCAGGAAGAGATTTCATCTATGATGAAATGGATGGATTCCGTTTCCGTCTATGGTTCGACACCTTCTTCCAAACCAATCCTATACAGGCTCAAAAGTTAGTTGATTTAGCAATTGAGATGGGGAAACCGAAAAATGGAGAGACGATGATTGACCTTTTCTGTGGTGTTGGCACATTTTCTCTTCCGTTTGCGAATAAAGTTGGAAAACTTGCAGGTATTGAAATTGTTGAAAAATCAATTGAATCAGCGAAACGAAACGCCGAAGATAACGGCATATCCAACACGACCTTTTTAGCAAAAGATGCCAGAAGAGGTATTGATCAAATATTGGAGAGCTTCGGGAGCCCGGAACTATTATTGCTTGATCCGCCAAGATCTGGTGCAGGTGGTAAAGTGATGAGGAGAATAGGACGTTCCAAACCGGAACGTATTATATATGTATCATGTAACCCAGACACATTTGCAACGGATATTAAAGAACTTGAACCATTTGGCTATAAACTAAAAGTGGTACAACCAGTAGACTTATTCCCTCATACCGTTCACGTTGAATGTGTTGCTGAATTAATATTGGAATAA
- a CDS encoding 2-methylaconitate cis-trans isomerase PrpF family protein: protein MPETRPIRATIQRAGSSKGIYLLENDLPQDLLLREKVILAIFGSPDKRQIDGLGGADPLTSKVAIVGPSKRTGVDVDYTFGQVAFDQAKVHTHAICGNISSGVGPFAIDQGLVKAEEPITTVKIYNTNTGKVFTAQVPVKEGKAAVEGSYSVAGVPGTGAKVTLDFSETVGALTGRLLPTGNVRDEIVLGDKQITVSIVDAATCQVFVRAEDLGLKGTESPEEVDTQPDLLRKLEEIRCRAAVMAGLSSSIEEAAVNSRNTPHIVFFTSKKDYNNAFTGQTIEAEDIDVVARMMFMQIMHKTYAGTGSICTSVAASIKGTNIHEVVSKDRSEKAKVRIGHPAGVISVEVKVEFDGNQYLLQKAAIGRTSRRIMDGNVYVRNSVFTKGDL, encoded by the coding sequence ATGCCGGAAACTAGACCTATTAGAGCGACAATCCAAAGGGCAGGTTCTAGTAAGGGGATTTATTTATTAGAAAACGACTTACCCCAAGATTTATTGTTAAGAGAAAAAGTGATATTAGCTATATTTGGTAGTCCGGATAAACGACAAATCGATGGATTAGGTGGGGCAGACCCACTTACAAGTAAAGTTGCAATTGTAGGACCTTCAAAAAGAACAGGTGTTGATGTAGATTATACATTCGGACAAGTCGCTTTTGACCAGGCGAAGGTCCATACGCATGCTATTTGTGGAAACATCAGTTCAGGTGTAGGCCCATTTGCGATTGACCAAGGACTAGTAAAAGCGGAAGAACCGATTACAACAGTCAAAATTTATAATACAAATACAGGGAAAGTTTTTACTGCGCAAGTACCTGTTAAAGAGGGGAAAGCTGCAGTAGAAGGCAGTTACTCCGTCGCTGGTGTTCCGGGCACTGGGGCAAAAGTGACGTTGGACTTTTCCGAAACAGTTGGAGCACTAACAGGAAGACTTTTACCAACTGGTAATGTAAGGGATGAAATCGTATTAGGTGATAAGCAGATCACTGTTTCTATTGTTGATGCAGCGACCTGTCAAGTTTTTGTAAGGGCAGAAGATTTGGGATTAAAAGGTACAGAATCCCCCGAAGAAGTTGATACACAACCAGATTTATTACGAAAACTAGAAGAAATTAGGTGTCGAGCTGCTGTGATGGCAGGTCTTTCCTCCTCTATTGAAGAGGCAGCAGTAAATTCAAGAAATACACCTCATATCGTCTTTTTTACATCTAAAAAAGACTATAATAATGCCTTCACTGGACAAACCATTGAAGCTGAAGATATAGATGTCGTAGCTAGAATGATGTTTATGCAAATCATGCATAAGACGTATGCTGGTACTGGCTCAATTTGCACATCTGTGGCTGCTTCAATAAAAGGTACCAATATCCATGAAGTGGTATCAAAGGATAGAAGTGAAAAAGCTAAGGTACGAATCGGTCACCCTGCTGGTGTTATTTCCGTTGAAGTTAAGGTT
- a CDS encoding kinase → MRIKEILEISQTISLQFSKRLHKDRPFIVGIDGLSGAGKTTIANQLLKELNMNKVMCLHIDDYIVEREKRYHTGFEEWYEYYYLQWDTKRLIHDVFVPLRNKGSKINLPYYHSTTDTTINTEIEVTDTSIVMIEGIFLQRKEWREYFDFVIYVDCPRKVKYKRVLQRDSYIGDYKKRLKKYKRRYWPGEQHYVNLENPMEKANIVYKT, encoded by the coding sequence ATGCGTATAAAAGAGATATTAGAGATATCACAAACCATTTCACTTCAATTTTCAAAACGACTCCATAAGGATCGTCCTTTTATAGTAGGTATAGATGGTTTAAGTGGAGCTGGCAAAACAACGATAGCTAACCAACTATTAAAAGAGTTAAATATGAATAAAGTAATGTGTCTTCACATTGATGATTATATTGTGGAAAGGGAAAAACGATATCATACTGGTTTCGAAGAATGGTATGAATATTACTACTTACAGTGGGATACGAAAAGGTTAATACATGATGTATTCGTACCTTTACGTAATAAGGGAAGTAAAATCAATTTACCTTATTACCATTCCACTACTGATACGACAATAAATACAGAAATAGAGGTTACAGATACTAGTATTGTTATGATAGAAGGTATTTTTCTGCAAAGAAAAGAATGGAGAGAATACTTTGATTTTGTTATATATGTAGACTGTCCCCGTAAAGTAAAATATAAAAGGGTATTACAACGAGATTCTTATATAGGAGATTATAAGAAAAGGTTAAAAAAGTATAAACGAAGGTATTGGCCAGGAGAACAACATTATGTAAACTTAGAAAATCCAATGGAAAAGGCTAATATAGTTTATAAAACATAG
- a CDS encoding DUF2538 family protein, giving the protein MYFINDKHKVNYRQLVAFYKGKVDFLPSIYIAAVPEIYEVIDTNGLSQSTFPFSNIKSDGLSDKSWSLCEVATSLYMSDYNVSLSKVFASITDDTYLNAIFEAIKMGTRLNE; this is encoded by the coding sequence ATGTATTTTATTAATGATAAACATAAAGTGAATTACCGACAACTTGTCGCCTTTTATAAAGGAAAAGTTGATTTTTTACCTTCCATATACATTGCGGCTGTACCAGAAATTTATGAGGTCATTGATACAAATGGTTTAAGTCAGTCTACTTTCCCTTTCTCAAATATTAAAAGTGACGGTTTATCGGATAAAAGCTGGAGTTTATGTGAAGTGGCTACGTCTTTGTATATGAGCGATTACAATGTTTCTTTATCTAAAGTGTTTGCCTCGATCACTGACGATACATATTTGAATGCTATTTTCGAGGCGATAAAAATGGGAACAAGGTTGAATGAATAA